The Acinetobacter defluvii genome includes a region encoding these proteins:
- a CDS encoding succinate dehydrogenase iron-sulfur subunit: protein MSRGTRTFEIYRYDPDKDKAPYMQTFKLELTDKHRMLLDALLALKVQDESLTFRRSCREGICGSDGVNINGKNGLACLWNLNDLPEKIVIRPLPGLPVVKDLVVDMNQFYDQYDKIQPFLINNQPAPPKERLQSPEEREHLNGLYECILCACCSTSCPSFWWNPDKFLGPSALLNAYRFIIDSRDTATQDRLSRLDDPFSLFRCKGIMNCVSVCPKGLNPTKAIGHIRSMLLDQAG from the coding sequence ATGAGTAGAGGTACTCGTACGTTCGAAATCTACCGCTATGATCCTGATAAGGATAAAGCGCCGTACATGCAAACTTTTAAACTTGAGTTGACTGATAAGCACCGTATGTTGCTTGATGCGCTGCTCGCTTTAAAAGTGCAAGATGAGTCATTAACATTCCGCCGTTCTTGCCGTGAAGGTATTTGTGGTTCGGATGGTGTGAACATCAATGGTAAAAATGGTCTAGCATGTTTATGGAACTTAAACGATTTACCAGAAAAAATCGTGATTCGTCCATTACCAGGTTTACCAGTGGTTAAAGATTTAGTTGTGGATATGAATCAGTTCTACGATCAGTATGATAAAATTCAACCCTTCCTAATTAATAATCAACCTGCACCGCCTAAAGAGCGTTTACAGTCTCCAGAAGAGCGTGAACACTTAAATGGTTTGTATGAATGTATTCTTTGTGCATGTTGTTCAACATCATGCCCATCATTCTGGTGGAATCCTGATAAATTCTTAGGTCCTTCAGCATTGTTGAATGCATATCGTTTTATTATTGACTCGCGTGATACAGCGACTCAAGATCGTTTATCCCGTCTTGATGACCCGTTCTCATTGTTCCGTTGTAAAGGAATTATGAACTGCGTGTCAGTATGTCCTAAAGGTCTGAACCCAACCAAAGCAATCGGTCATATCCGTAGCATGTTGCTCGACCAAGCAGGTTAA